Within Conger conger chromosome 3, fConCon1.1, whole genome shotgun sequence, the genomic segment AACATGCGGATGAGCCAGAGGCTATGCCCAACAATACAGGCCACGCCGTCCTACGGGAGAGCAAACGCCTATCGGGGAGGCATATCTGTCATCGCCGGTAAGTGATGACTGTGAGCCTGTGGATTTTTAGCCGGTGCAGCAGTAATCCATGGAATGTTGGCAGACTTCCCGTCACCCTAGCACTGGTGGGATGTGGAATGTGCCACTGTGGGAGATTCCACATCGAGGTTAACCGATACCATACTGTGGCGGGACAAATGGCTTCCCTTTTTACGTTTTTTTTGTAAGGAAAATAAATCTCTAGTTTGAGCTCAATGTTTGGGGACCGGAGGAGTCGAGACATATGGACCCTTGATCAGTACTTACCCTGATCACCGTCCAGGGACTCCCAGTTTTCGTCTGTTCCCCAGTCCCCTGACGGGTCTGCACCCCAGCCATCCTCACTTTTCTGAGGCTGCATCCCCGTGTGTGGGAACACAAGAGACACATTTATACCAAGATTCAATATAGTCCTATGCTTATGCATGTAAAACCATGCTTATGCATAACCTGCACAACAACGTTCAGTGATTTCAATCCATTGCTTAACTGTGGATATAACAACAATGGAACATTTGTTAAAAAACTGTACACTGTGGCTGTACACTAGATTGAAACATTTTGGTTTAAATCCAGGTTTCTACTGACCCACCCTAAATTCTAAGGCAATCTTGTAATTTAACCTCTTCCACAtatattgtgtttaaatgtacctcaataAGATCACTCATCAAATGTGTTTAGTTGCTTTTGATTATGGTGGTTATTCTGGCTTTGGAAACAATGTTGCTGTGAATAATTCCAGGAACTTGGAAACTAGAATAAAGCTTGGTATAATAAAATTTTATGTGTATAAAATGTGACACCATAAAATACTGCCCAGCGAATGACTATTACACCGACTAAATCCCCCGATTCCACTCGACTCCCAAAAACGATTTTCCATTGCATCCGTATTTGCCATCTTGCCAGTTTGCAATAGAAACAAGTTGTCTAAAGGCACAGCTCCCCAAATCTAAGGTGGAAAAGTAGCTTTTGATTCAATCCCCACAGCTACCCGCACCGCGCTCACCGTGGCAGCAGATGGCGCTCTCTGCGACATGCCAGAGAAGAAGTCGCTCTGTGAGCCTCTGGCGCCGGCAGTGTCCCAGTTGTACTCGCTGGTCAGGCGTGTCCCCTCTGGCAGAGTGGCGGACGTAGCGGGGTGGCTGTTCGCGGCAGGCGTTGCCGTCTCGTTCTGGTTAGGAGACAAACCTTCCCCGATCTCGCCGTCCTCCTCCCAGTCGTTACCCCAGCCCTCGTCGCCGGGAGAGCTCTGACCCTGCCCGTCAGCTTCCTTCTCATTGGACCAGCTGTCATCTGCATCCCAACCAGAGCTGctccaatcagagctctgcttcTTCACCGCCTCAGAGGTAGTCCGGCCCACCTATGAGTTGAGCAGATTTTGATCAGCATTTTCTTTACCGTTCAATACCATTTTTAAAGTAAAAGCTTAACTGACGCACCCTTTTATCATTTGGCTTCTTTTTGACTGACGACACcgctgaccaatcagaggaaTTCCAGTCATCGGGCTCAGCCTGTGCTTTGGAATGTTCATGCTGCTTAATAAAAAACAGAGCTGATCTTGAAATCGTCACTTGTACCTGAATTACGTCTACCTGTTACCACAGGCAACCCATCTCTCTCCTGACCACTCACACTCAGCAGCCATTCCTCAACACACTCACCACTTTTCCTGGACATGGTTGTAATTAGGGTTATCGTTTGTTACAATACCCGAGAAGAGGTCCTTCTTAAACCGCATCAGAACGGGAGTTAAAAGGCCAAGAGTAAACAGTTCCTATTGATATTAAACGATAAAAACACGTATCTAAGATGACCAATGAATCACCTCCAAACTCCCCCAGTCCTCGTCATCCCAGCGATCTTCTGGAGTATCTTCCACTTCCGCTTccgcttcctcttcctcttcctcttcctcttccgtTTTGGAAGCATTCGATTTGCTGCGAAGGGCCGAAGGGGCGGGGTTTGAACTTGCTACATGAGTCTTTGTGGCGGGGCCTGAGTCTGAAGAGGGAAAATGGGCAGGTCACCCGTTATCCAGCCTTCATTTACACAGACAgactaaaaaaggaaaaaatgcagCCAAGCGGAGGCCAAATTTGCAATAAACCGGTCAGACCTCTCACACAACAGTTTTGCTTTGCATgacttttcatattttcttaaaTGCATTGCAGGTAAAATTACCAAAGGTGACTTTAGGGCTGCAGTTATGAAATTCACACAAAACCAGGCACGGAATCGTGAAGGGGGGAAACAATCTGGGGATCATTACTAAAAGGGAAAACAGCAGTGGTTTCAAAGTACAAGCCAATTAAGTTTTCCATTTTTTAGCAATATCAGCACAACATTGTGAGGCTGAgttaaaaaaatgacatcaaATCAGCACATTAACATATGCTAATAGCTTGGCTCTGGACTGAAAGTCCAGAATGAAGACAAAAGGCAGACATATTTTTGAGAGTTTCCAGTGACCACGAGCACCCCGCCAAACAGTGCAGGCAGGTACACAGTTTTGAGCAGACGGGCTCACCTGCGGTGTCACTCTGAGCCGAGGCGTTTTCAGCAGCGGGTGGAGCGTTTTCGGGGGCCCCTGACTCCGGGCCCCCGGGGGCCGTGCGGATCAGCTTGGAGGTGAGGGAGGACACGCCCGTGACGGCCCACCCAGCCCAGCTGGCCGCTGCCGCCGCTGTCCCGGGGGACTGAGCTGATGACGTCACGTCCTTCTCTGCATTACAGCCAGGGAAGAGTTCAGTCACGAAAACAATGCTCACGGTCTGCTTAGTGAGAGGAGCCAAGGAAGCCATGCCTACAGCCATACATATACATTTCAGTTCAAACCAACAGACATTACAGCACTACCAAAGCACTCAGAACATAATAACACATGCACTTCACTTTCATTACTGCATGCATAGAACAAAATATATGTATCTTTCCACATGAATTTGTCATTACGTCATGCACTGTcatggtgtatagtgtacactGAACACCACCTTTTACAGTACTTTGTATCACCACTGCTCAACATTTCAGATGTAAAACTATTTCCATGGAAATATAGGAAATATCATGCATATGTAGACATAAATATCCTCAGGCACACAGAATGAAATCTGTACCTATCTCAGCCAGCTTAGAGGGGTCTTCGGACACCGTCTCCAGCTTCGTCAGGAAGCTCTTGATGGCTTTGAATGCCTGAATGGGAGGAGACAAAAACCCGGATTGACGCGCCTGGAGTCCAGTACATAATCACAATCACTGATATTACTCAGGGTAATATTGAACACGCTCGGAGGGTTTTAACGGTGCGAACGAGCTGCGTGTGCTGACCTGGTCCCTCACGCTCCGGTCCGGGTCCACAGTCAGGGTGCAGAGGGTGGGCAGCACGCGGGCCGAGCTCTCCGCTATGCTGTAGTAGTTGTGCGTGGCGGCGAAGCCCAGGACCCCGGCGGCTCGAGAGGCAGGGAAGGGATCCTTTGTGGCCCGGGAGAACGCCGAGATCAGCACGCGCTGCCGCGTCTGTGcgcgggagagggaggggaaaaagggagagagagcgagacagagagagaagagggggggagagtaagagtcagagagagatagagagagagaaggattgGAGACCatacagggaggagagggacagaaaaTTTAATGAATTAGAACATGGGGGGAGTAATGAAATGGAATGTGTAAAGACAGTGAAGTAAACGTCACATATGTACAAGAAGACATAGAAAGAGATGGAAGAGGAAGGTAAGAGGAGGACCAGGTTCCAGGCCAATTTCGAAAACTTCGAAAAAATATCTTCGAACATATCTTGATGCTCCTTGACTCGGCACTACTACGTGGAGCACCTGGTAGTGCGTGTCTGAAGGTGACTCGTCTGttctgactgtgctgtgtggggggggggccctTACCCCAGCATTGAGGTAGGGGGCGATCTTGCCCAGGCAGACGGTGGTATTGCACCGGATGGGACCCTGGTCGTCTCTGGCCTGCAGTCGAGCAAAGTGGCGCATCAGCTCCTGGTTCAGGCTGGTCTCGTTCAGCTTGGGAGCCAACAGGAGCATGGACTGGAAAACAGAGGAACGGTGGTTAACACAGGGATAAACAGGGATGAACAAGTTTGCCCCGTTATCTGCATTTCAGCGCTCACCAATGCCAAGCATGAGTTTATAGACAAGCGACTGTGTACAATGTAGCAAAAACCTGATCACAATCCAACTAGCTAATAACAGTTGGCTATTATTAAGTGCTAAACATGTGCCAATTGTGAGGTTTAAGAAAATCTCAACATAAATCAATGTATCGGTGTAAATATAATATGtgaagagggtgtgtgtgtgtgtgtgtgtgtgtgtgtgtgtgtctgtaccttcACAGTCTGCTCCCGTATGGCAGGGTTGGTGTCCGTGAAGCCATGAACAACATGCGGGAATATCTGGGAGTTGACGGCAGCTTCATTCAGATACTGGATAAACTGCTCCATCTGAGCGAGACAGAAGGAAAGGAACGGGAGGGTGTGAGATAGCGAGGGGGACATTGAGATAGCAAAGGCCCTTTTCACGGCCACTCTTCCCCTGTTTGGACGGAGAACGGCACCGAGTCGCCGTGGTAATCCGTCCCAGGCGATAACGGGGTCTGCGGAAA encodes:
- the scyl1 gene encoding N-terminal kinase-like protein, whose product is MWSFFARDPIKDFNYEILPETQEPSGIWTLHKGKRKTTGEPVSVFVFEVPAGVEDQTLLAKAAFKRMKTLRHPNILCYVDGLETEKCLYLVTEPVTPLAAHLKVQAERGGSGELEVSWGLHQILKALSFLVNDCHLLHNNLGVWSVFVDRAGEWKLGGLDHVTSMADPSSSPPQKRVSPDMEKYDPPESIGSSGKTAGEKWSADVWRLGCLIWEVFNGPLPRASSLRSLGKIPKQLVPHYCELVGANPKARPSPARFLQNCRASGGFLSNSFVESNLFLEEIQIKDPAEKQQFFQDLSENLDSFPEDFCRHKVLPQLLTAFEFGNAGAVVLTPLFKVGKFLSAEEYQQKIIPVIVKMFSSTDRAMRIRLLQQMEQFIQYLNEAAVNSQIFPHVVHGFTDTNPAIREQTVKSMLLLAPKLNETSLNQELMRHFARLQARDDQGPIRCNTTVCLGKIAPYLNAGTRQRVLISAFSRATKDPFPASRAAGVLGFAATHNYYSIAESSARVLPTLCTLTVDPDRSVRDQAFKAIKSFLTKLETVSEDPSKLAEIEKDVTSSAQSPGTAAAAASWAGWAVTGVSSLTSKLIRTAPGGPESGAPENAPPAAENASAQSDTADSGPATKTHVASSNPAPSALRSKSNASKTEEEEEEEEEAEAEVEDTPEDRWDDEDWGSLEHEHSKAQAEPDDWNSSDWSAVSSVKKKPNDKRVGRTTSEAVKKQSSDWSSSGWDADDSWSNEKEADGQGQSSPGDEGWGNDWEEDGEIGEGLSPNQNETATPAANSHPATSATLPEGTRLTSEYNWDTAGARGSQSDFFSGMSQRAPSAATPQKSEDGWGADPSGDWGTDENWESLDGDQGLSKAELAKKKREERRKELEAKRAERKAAKGPLKLGARKLD